The genomic segment TTGAGCAAAACCATAGGGACGAAAAGAAACCTACCTTCAAACTTAAGGGACCATTTGACAAAATCTCCAAACCTTTTCTCTCGCTCTCTCTCTATACCCATGAAATCACCCAACTATACTAACAACCTgcaaataaatacaattaaaatCACGAAATCTAATTATTCAATtcataaattaatcaaaaatgaTAGGCTGGGGAGATATATACAAGGTGGTGGTAGCTATGATGCCACTCTATGTAGCACTTATTTTAGGCTATGGTTCAGTGAAATGGTGGCACGTGTTTAAGCCAGAACAATGTTATATCATCAATAGATTCAATTGTTTTTTCATTCTTCCCTTTTTCACTTTTCAATTTATAGCTGATATCAATCCTTACAATCTCAACTATCTCTTTTTAACCGGAGATGTAATTGCCAAAGGCATATTGATCCTGATTTTCGTTTTATGGGTTAACTTTTATAAAAAGGGGAGTTTTTCTTGGTCCATAACAAGGTTTTCTTTATCCACCATGAATAACACACTTGTTGTTGGTGTTCCATTGATGAAAGCCATGTATTGGGATTTAGGGCTTGATCTTGTTGTTCAAGCAGCTGTGATTCAAGTTTTGTTATGGCTAACTTTATTGTTGTTTGCACTTGAGTTTTGGAAAACAAAGATGAACAATATTGGTGATGATGTATTAGTAATTAATAATTCTGTTGAAATGGTGAGTAATGGTGACTTGGACGAAAATATTCCTACAACTCaaataagaaataacaataataatgttGTGCTGGTGATACGAGTACGATTgcgtagatggacttatgagggcgtatgttagacccgagacttggtgtgtgcaaatgaagtgcaaaggagcacctaaatggacaccaaaaccgtCCATACATAGTACTCCAAGAGCGCCTATTGAagcatttgactaaggggtcatgtTGGAtatttcacactttattttgtaacctactataaatagaataatgtagggttttagtcattagttttgatgaatattgaaagttgtagacacttagacatttctctcttgtgagaaaggcccctatggccaaacattgtaactaggaatttcaacttgagtgtggaatcactcgtgttgaattcaagcttggaaacattggatACTTGAGAGATCGAGGTCCCTCTTGTgccacgtaagagataggtgaattgtagtgtgtagtgttTAGGGTCCAAAAGTgaaatatgctcttgggttcttaaggttatgccttcatgtagtctatctttctatcctttgtttagtgtaatcttttgttgctgtttcttgtgttgttgaaGCAGTTGGTTATTATTACTGTAATCCTCTTGTTCTTCACGTGTTGATGTTGTTTTGGGTGTTATATACATCATTGAATCTTGTATGAtcttcttgttggtagcgaatccgagagtggtctccaaaaagattttcgaatccttaagattagtggactgatttgaaGTGTGTTTCATGTTCTCCTTGTTTGTCTCGTATCAGCTGGCGTTTTGGCCTTTGATGAAAGTTGTTTTTATTAAACTTGCTAAGAA from the Capsicum annuum cultivar UCD-10X-F1 unplaced genomic scaffold, UCD10Xv1.1 ctg82461, whole genome shotgun sequence genome contains:
- the LOC124895478 gene encoding auxin efflux carrier component 5-like, whose product is MIGWGDIYKVVVAMMPLYVALILGYGSVKWWHVFKPEQCYIINRFNCFFILPFFTFQFIADINPYNLNYLFLTGDVIAKGILILIFVLWVNFYKKGSFSWSITRFSLSTMNNTLVVGVPLMKAMYWDLGLDLVVQAAVIQVLLWLTLLLFALEFWKTKMNNIGDDVLVINNSVEMVSNGDLDENIPTTQIRNNNNNVLAFWPLMKVVFIKLAKNPNSYACFVGLFWALSTSRWHCEMPSIIEGSILIMSKAGSGVAMFSMGQFMAVQEKIMACGGALTIYAMILRFVVGPATTAFGCVVLGLRGNVLRIAIIQ